Genomic DNA from Paenibacillus donghaensis:
TCGGATCTGTCAGGATAATGAAGTCGGACATTGTTTCGCCGATCAGCTGGTACAGCGACTGCTCCTCCAGCATCTCCTTCTGCAGCGTTATGATTCTGCGTCCCAAATAAATAATAACGAGGATCAGCAGGCAGAACAGCAGCGAGTAGAGCGTGAACAGGGTGCTTTTTTTGTTGCGGAAGGCATTGGTTACTTGGTCAGCATAACGTTCGATCAAGGTTTCTGACTGATCCAGATGATTTCTTGCTTGATTGAGTGTAAGGTTCAGCAGCACAGGGGTGAAGGAATCTGGATTCCAGCCGCTCTGCATACGTTCTGTGATCAGCTGGTCACCCGAGCGCTTCCAATCGGCAAAAGAGTTATCGAAGCCATCCAGCTCGGTCTTAAGTTCCGTAAGCAGCAGCTCGCCTTGCTTCATATCGCTGTACGGCTTCTTAATAGCATTGATATTGGCCTTGGCCCAGCCCAGCCGCTGCTCCACTTGAACTATATTGTCCTTGAAGGTCCGGACAAGCTCCTCACGATCGGTTATCGTGGTGTTCCTGGCCATTAGGGTGTGGAGGGCTACAGCAGTTTCATATAAGTCCCGGTCGGCATTCAGCACCAGCTCGGAATTCTCATATACATCGCCGTAAAGGGATGAGGAGAGCCTGTTAATTGTACAGTTTAAGTACAACAAGGATGCGATGCTGATGCCTACAAGTAGAACCGATAAGGCAGAGAATAAAATTACTAGTCTGCGTGTTACAGTAAGTTCGGTGAAACCAGACACGGTCATCCTCTCCCTGCGTCATACTTTACTTGTGAATTTCCTGAAAGCTGCGAAACGTGCGGAATAGATCAAGCCAAAATGAGTCTTAAGCAGGGGGGTGATAGAGACATAGGAGAGATAAAGCCTGGTATAGCCAGCCGTTTTTGTAGTATTTCAAGTATATAGGAGGTCTTGCGGCAAGAGCAATCGCTTCCCGGGTAATCCTGGCTGTGAATCAGATCAAATTTTAGATTAATTTACGGACTGTTCATAATTCTGAAATAACAAAAACATATGTATGGTCCTTAATGCCTTATTCCTATCAAACCCTTGGTTCTTATTACCCACTGTTAATAGAAACGATACGCCTTGTGTGCGAAAAAGCTTTCTGCTGCCGTTATGTAAATAATAGTCCATAGCATGTAATGTTTTTGAAATAAAATTTCATGTAATAATAAAATTGTTGAAATTATTTTTCTGTGGGTGTAAACTGGAACCAATACATTTAATACATTCAATGCATTTGCGAGTGTGAATTATCTTATGAAATGAGCAAGAAGGAGGAGTCTTAGTGCTGGAGAACCTGACAACGGAGACAAGAAATCAAAGTACGCTTAATCTGGATCAAATGCCAATCCTATCGGTGCTGAAGCTGATGCAGGAGGAGGATGCAACCCTATCTTCCGCCATCCAGGCGAAGCTGCCGCAGATTGAACGGGTCGTGGCTGTTGTAATTGAAAGCTTCAAGCAGGGAGGGCGACTGATCTATATCGGTGCCGGCACCAGCGGGCGGCTGGGCATCCTCGACGCCGTGGAATGTGTGCCGACCTTCGGGACAGAGCCTGAGATGGTGCAGGGAATCATCGCCGGAGGCGAAACAGCCATCCGGATGGCAGTCGAAGGTGCCGAGGATTCACCGCAGCTGGGGCGGGAAGATATCCGGCAACTGAAAGTAAACAGCCGCGATACCGTAATCGGTGTTGCAGCCAGCGGTCGCACGCCCTATGTCATCGGCGCGCTCCAGGAGGCGGCAGAATTGGGAGCGCGTACAGCCAGTCTGGCCTGCAACGAGGATTCGGAGATCGCCCGGTATGCCGAGCATGCCATCGAAATTGTAACGGGTGCGGAGATCCTTACCGGGTCGACCCGGCTGAAGGCCGGAACCGCGCAGAAGATGGTGATGAATATGATCTCGACGGTTGCTATGATTGGAATCGGCAAAGTCTACAGCAATCTGATGGTCGACGTGAAGCCTACCAATGAGAAGCTGGTACAGCGGGCCAAGGCGATGATCTCCGAGATTACCGGCTGTGATGAAGAGACGGCGGCCAGCTACTATGAGCTGAGCAAACATCAGGTCAAGGTTGCAGTTGTGATGCTGCTGATGGATCTGGGGTATGAGGAAGCACAGCTTAAGCTGATGGAATCGGACGGTTTCATCCGCCGGGCCATCCAAGACGGAAAGGGGAGATAAAAGATGGGGAAAGAGCAGGATCTGGCACGGGGTATTCTGGAGCATGTAGGCGGTATTGAGAATGTGGAGCGGATTACCCACTGTATGACACGGGTACGCATGACGATGCGGGATGACCAGATCATCCAGCTGGATGATCTGAAGAAGGTGCCCGGTGTTCTTGGCGTGGTTGAAGATTCCACCTTGCAGGTAATTGTGGGTCCGGGAATTGTAAACAAGGTTGCAGCAGAGATTGCAGCCATCAGCGGTGTTACGCTGGGTGAGATTATTCCGCTGAATGCCGATCCACAGTTGGGCGAGGGCGCATTGTCTAATAAGGACGAGGTCTCCCGGATCGCAGCGGAGAATAAAGCGGCCTATAAGAAACGCAATAACACTCCGATCAAGAATTTCTTCAAGACGATTGCCAATATCTTCATTCCGCTCGTTCCCGCTTTTGTTTCCGCCGGTCTGCTGGCAGGCATCACCTCCGTCATCGGCAATATGATGACCGCCGAAATCATCAGCGGCGACGGCTGGGTCCAGTTCAATATGATTCTGAATGTTATCAAAAGCGGTCTGTTCTCCTACATGGCCATCTTCGTAGGCATAAATGCCGCCCGTGAATTCGGGGCCAGTCCCTCATTGGGTGGTCTTATCGGGGGCGCGACACTGCTTACTGGTGTGAAGCCGGAGCTGCCGATCACCAATCTGTTTACCGGGGAGCCGCTGATTGCCGGACAAGGCGGAATTATCGGAGTGGTGCTGGCCGTCTGGATTCTGGCGCTGATTGAGAAGCGGCTGCATCGAATCATTCCCAACTCGATTGATTTAATCGTGACCTCTTTCCTTAGTGTCGTTAGTACAGGTATTATTACCATCTTCCTTATTATGCCTTTCGCCGGCTTCGTGGCTGAGAACCTGCTGATTCTGGTCAACTGGATTCTGGAGGTTGGAGGCGCTTTCTCTGGCTTCATCCTTGGCGGCATCTGGCTGGTTATGGTTATGCTGGGGCTGCATCATATCATGACGCCGATTCATATTGAGTTGATCACCAGTACGGGTATGACAGCGTTGCTGCCGATCCTCGCCATGGCAGGAGCCGGTCAGGTCGGTGCGGCGCTGGCACTATGGGTACGCTGCAGACGCAACAAGCCGCTGATCAATATCATCAAAGGTGCGCTGCCGGTCGGAATGCTAGGCATCGGAGAGCCGCTTATTTACGGGGTGACGCTTCCGCTGGGACGTCCTTTTGTAACCGCCTGTGTGGGCGGTGCCTTCGGCGGCGCGGTGATCGGTTTCTTCGGCAATGTGGGAGCTATCGCAATCGGCGCGTCAGGCCTGGAGATGCTGCTGCTGATCGCCGACGGCAAATGGTGGATCTATCTGCTGGGTCTGGTGACAGCCTATATCTTCGGATTTATCTGCACCTACTTCTTCGGCGTGCCGAAGGAAGCCCGCGAACCTAAAGAAGCTTAAATCTTAAATCAACCAATATGCAAACAATACCTCAAATGAAGCACACAAGGAGTGAGTAGTTTGGATGGTGTACTGGTATCGTTAACAGAGCAAAGTGTGGACAAAACAGTGGAGTACCTGAAGGTTATGCGCAGCGCCGGGTTTCGAGCTATCTTCACCTCACTGCAAATGCCGGAGGAGGACCCGTCCCGCCTGCTGGCGCCGCTGATCTTGATTGGCCGCTTCGCAGCCGAGCATAATATGCTGCTGATGGCCGATGTATCCCCGCGGACCTTCGCCAGCTTCTCGCTGGCCCAACTGAAGGAAGCCGGAGTAACCGGACTTCGCATCGACTATGGCATGGAGAATGCGGAGATTGCCGAATTGTCGCAGTCCTGGCAGATCTCGTTCAACGCCAGCACCATTAATGAAGAGTTTCTCCATGATCTGCGTGCGCTGGGGGCCAATTTCGATTCGCTGGAAGCGTGGCATAATTATTATCCGCGTCCGGAGACCGGACTCGGCTGGGACGGTTTCGTCGCCAAGAATGAATGGCTGCAATCCCAGGGCCTGAAGGTGGCGGCCTTTATTCCGGGAGACGGCATCCTGCGCGGCCCGCTCCATGAAGGGCTGCCAACGCTGGAGCAGCACCGCGGCGTCTCTTCGTTCGCCGCCTATCTGGAGCTGAAGCAGCAGGGATTTACGGATCGGGTTCTGATCGGAGACCTCTCCGTTTCAGACTGGACCCTCCAGCAGTTCCGTGCCTGGAAGGAAGGGACCGTGTTGCTGCGTGTAAGGGAGCAGCGGGCGGCTCAGGTGTGGGAGCAGATTCATCACAATCGCCCGGATATAGCGCGTGATGTGATCCGCTCCGAAGAAGCGCGCAGACAGAGCACGGGCAGCATTGAACCCGAGAATTGTGTGGAACGCAAGGCGGGGGCGCTGACCCTGGATAATAACCTGTATAAGCGTTACACAGGCGAATTCCAGATCGTGCTGAAGCCGCTGCCTGCCGACGAACGGGTGAATGTGATCGGCTATGTGGAGGAAGCAGACCTGCTTCTGCTGCCGTTCCTGCAGCAATCCGGCCATCCCTTCCGCTTCCTTGCCAGTCCGCCCGGAAACGAATAAGATGAACTTATTGTTTCTTTGCACATCTAAATGGAGGCGTTCATGTGGGGAATGACCAGATTTTGTCCAGGATCGAAACCATGCTGCCCAAGCTGACGTTGTCCGAGCAGAAAGTGGCCGAGTTCGTACTGGGTTCGCCGGACCGGGTTGTATCCATGTCCGTTCAGGAGATGGCGGCGCATTCACTGTCAAGCAGTGCGTCTGTGGTGCGCTTCTGCCGCTCCATCGGACTTAAGGGATTCCCGGAGCTGAAGGTAACGTTGTCAGCAGACCTTGCCCAGGAGCAGAAATCAGGTTATTACGATCTGCACAAAAATGAGAATACGGCCGAGCTGGTCGATAAAATGCTGTCGAACGCCATGCAGTCGCTGAGAGATACGGTGGGTCAGCTGGATGTCGGCCAGATTGAAGAGATTGCGCGTTGCCTGCATAAGGCTCCTGCTATTTTTGCCTACGGGATCGGGGCTTCCTCGCTGGTGGCCGAGGATATCTCGCAGAAGTGGCTGCGGATGGGCAAGAATGCTTATGCCTTCCTGGACACGCATGTCCTGACCATGAGTATGGCGGCAGCGCCTCCAGGCAGCGTGTTTATCGGCATTTCGTACAGCGCGCAGACGCGCGAGGTGCTGCAATTGACCAAGTTTGCGAGGCAAAGCGGACTGACGACGATCAGCTTCACCGGGTTCGGCCGCAGCGAGCTGTCCGAGCTGAGCGACTACAATCTGTTCACGGCGCTTGCGCCCGAAGCCAAGGTGCGCAGCACGGCGACGGCTTCGAAGCACAGCCAGTTTTTTATTATCGATACGCTGTATTATATTTATGCTTCCATGAATATTGACTCTTCCATCGATCATATTGCCAAGACGCGCAAGGCGATTGAGGAGCTGAAACGGATCGAGTCGGAGCATTAGCGGCAGTGAGCGGCAGATTAGCCGACTGAGGAGGTAATATTATGTTTGGATTCAAAAAGAAACTGACAGCCAGTGACGTCCTGGACATCCCGTCACCGGTGAAGGGGAAGATTATACCGCTCATCGAGGTTCCGGACCCGGCCTTCTCCGGCGGTGCTATGGGCCCGGGAATCGCGGTGGAGCCGGATGAAGGGCGGGTCACTGCCCCTTTTGACGGAGTTGTGGCCCATCTGATGGAGCGGAGCAAACATGCGGTGCTGCTGGAGCATGCGTCCGGTGTGCAGATTCTGATTCATGTCGGCACGAACACCGTGTCGCTGAAAGGGGAGGGCTTCACGGCCCATGTCCAGACTGGCGACCGGGTGAGGCAAGGACAGCTGCTGCTGGAATTCGACATGGCGGCCATTACGCAAGCGGGTTATTCGGTGGTGACGCCGATGATCGTCCCGGGCGGACAGGATAATGTTAAAGAAGCTATTCCGCTGCTCAGCGGAGACGGCCCGGAAGGCCAAGCGGTAATTCGTGTGACGCTGACATAGGGTCTGTCGGCTGAAGCGGCTTCAGCCGTAGGAAAGAATGCCTGCTTGTCCTGCTTGTCAAACCGACAGCTTTTGCATATAATGATAGGATATATCAGCTATGAAATGTATTGATGGAGAAGAGTACGCAGTGCCTGGCTTACAGGGAGGAGACGCCTTAGATTGCGAGCGTTTCTAAGTTGCAGACCTGCCGAAGTTCACTCCGGAGCAGTTCCCTGAACGGTGCTTAGGAACGGCGAAGCCGATTCTGACGCCAACCCGCGTAGGGGATACCGGCCGCAGACCGTTATTTCTGTGTAGAGTGAGACGGGTATCTGTCCAGCCTTAAAGAGGGAATATAGCTCTTAAGGAGACAGCTCAGCTTGTCTAACAAGGGTGGTACCACGGTCTTTTCGTCCCTTTACCGGGAGGAAAGGCCTTTTTTTGTTGAATCCAGACTTTATCTGAAGGGGGCTGTACACAGCCATGAAAGAGAAATTGGAAGCATTGAAGCTTGAGGCGCTGTCCAAGCTGCAGGAAGTAACAGACGCACAGGTGCTGAATGATCTGCGTGTGAAATATTTGGGCAAAAAAGGCGAGCTGACCGAGGTGCTGCGCGGCATGGGAGGACTCAGTGCCGAGGAGCGTCCATTGATCGGGCAAGTAGCCAATAACGTCCGCAGCGCGATTGAAGAAGTGATTGCCGCGAAGCAGGAAGCCTACCAGCAGCAGGAAACCCAGAACCGGCTGGCTGCGGAGAAGGTGGATGTCACCCTGCCGGGCCGCCGTATGCTGCAGGGGGTATTCATCCACTGAGCCGTGTGGTGGAAGAGATTGAGGATGTCTTCATCGGCATGGGCTACCAGGTAGCCGAAGGTCCTGAGGTAGAGACGGATTATTACAACTTCGAAGCGCTGAATCTGCCGAAGAACCATCCGGCCCGTGATATGCAGGATTCCTTCTACTTGACAGAGGATCTGCTGATGCGTACCCAGACCTCCGGCGTGCAGATCCGTACGATGCAGTCGATGAACGGACAGGTGCCGGTAAAAGTAATCTGTCCGGGTAAAGTGTTCCGCCGCGATGACGATGATGCGACCCACTCCTTCCAGTTCCACCAGATTGAAGGGCTGGTTGTCGGACGCAATATCCGCATGAGCGACCTGAAGGGCACGCTGGAGCAGTTCGTGCAGGAAATGTTCGGGCCAGGCACCGGCATCCGCCTGCGTCCAAGCTTCTTCCCGTTCACCGAGCCAAGCGTAGAGGTGGATGTCAGCTGCTTCAAATGCGGCGGGGCAGGCTGCAGACTGTGCAAGCAGAGCGGCTGGCTGGAGATTCTCGGCGCCGGGATGGTGCATCCGAATGTGCTGGCCATAGGCGGATACGATCCGACTGAGTTCAGCGGTTTCGCTTTCGGGATGGGTGTGGAGCGGATTGCGATGCTGAAATACGGCATCGATGATATCCGTTACTTCTATAACAATGACATGAGTTTCGTGAAGCAGTTCAAGGGCGTTTAGCATTACATCTGAACTAAAGGAAGTGAGCGGAAATGAAAGTATCAACCGGATGGTTGGCTGATTATATATCGCTGGACGGAGTTACCGCTGAGGAGCTGGCAGACAAAATCACCGCGGCCGGCATTGAGATTGACGGTGTGGAGCGCCGCAATAAGGGGATCTCCGGGATTGTCACCGGCTATGTGAAGAGCAAGGAGAAACACCCGGACGCAGACAAGCTGAACGTCTGTATCGTTGACGTCGGTCAGGGCGAGGACCTGCAGATTGTCTGCGGGGCCAAGAATGTGGATGCAGGCCAGAAGGTTCCTGTAGCCATGGTGGGCGCCAAGCTGCCGGGCCTGGATATCAAGAAGGCCAAGCTGCGCGGCGTATTGTCCCAGGGTATGATCTGCTCCGCCAAGGAGCTGGGCCTGAACGACAAGCTGCTGCCCAAAGAGCTGCAGGAAGGTATTCTGGTGCTGCCAGAAGCGACCGAAATCGGCCAGGACATCACCCAGGTGCTGGGCCTGAACGACGAGGTGCTGGAGTTTGACCTTACGCCCAACCGCTCGGATTGCCTGAGCATGATTGGTGCTGCTTATGAGGTTAGCGCCATTCTGGGCCGTGACGTCAAGCTGCCTGATCCGCAGGAGGATATCGTGGAAGTAAGCGGGGCGGATTCCGCCGCAGCGCATATCTCCGTGAAGATTGAGGATGAGGCCCATTGCGCCCACTATACAGCGCGTTATATTTCCGGTGTGAAGCTTGGCGCAGCCCCATTGTGGATGCAGAACCGGCTGATGGCCGCCGGAGTGCGCCCGATCAACAATATCGTCGATATCACCAATTATGTCATGCTGGAGTTCGGCCAGCCGCTGCATGCCTTTGACGCAGACCGCGTGGAAGGTGGCGTGCTGGGCGTAAGGCTGGCGCATAAAGGCGAAGTTCTGACTACGCTGGACGGCCAGGAGCGCAAGCTGGAGCCGCAGATGCTGGTGATCGCGGACGCTGAGAAGGCTGTAGCCTTGGCGGGTGTCATGGGCGGGCTTGCTACAGAGGTTACGTCAGATACCGTGAACATCCTGCTGGAATCGGCCCGCTTCGACGGGGGAACGGTCCGCAAAACCTCGCGCCAGCTCGGCCTGCGTTCCGAAGCCTCGCTGCGCTTCGAGAAGGAGGTTGACCCGCATGCCGTTATTCCGGCATTGAACCGGGCGGCGGCGCTGATTGCGCATTATGCCAGCGGAACGGTGCATGAAGGAATTATGGAAGCGGCCAGCGGCAATGTGGAAGAGAAGCTTATCACCCTCTCGCTGGAGAAGCTGAACCGCTACCTCGGCACCCAGCTGTCATTGCTGGAGGTGAAGACGTTGTTCACCCGGCTGCATTTCAAATATGGCGATGCTGGCGAAGGACTGCTGGAAGTGCAGGTACCTGCACGGCGCGGCGATATCAGCTATGATGTGGACCTGATTGAGGAGATTGCCCGTCTCTATGGATATGACAATATCCCTACGACGCTGATTGAAGGACCGACCACGCCGGGTTCTCTCACCTGGCCGCAGCGGATACGCCGCCAGCTGCGCAGATTGCTTGCGCATGGCGGATATCAGGAAGTCTTGGGATACTCTTTCATACAGCCTGCGCAGAGCGGCTTGTTCCCTGCCTTCGCCGGAGAAGGCCGCACGGTCAAGCTGGCTATGCCGATGAGCGAGGAGCGCAGTGTGTTGCGCACCAGCCTGCTTCCGCAGCTGCTGGATATCGCCACGTACAATACGAACCGCCGGCAGAGCGATCTGGCCTTGTTCGAAATCGGCAATGTGTTCTATTCCGATGAAGAAGCCTTGACCCGCCAGCCGCGTGAGCTGCCGGTGCTGAGTCTGCTGCTCAGCGGCAGTCTGACCGCTAAGCAATGGAATGTCCCGGTCCAGCCGGTCGATTTCTTTGACCTGAAGGGTGCGCTGGAGACGGTTTTTGCCCATCTGGGGCTGGAAGGCCGGATCGTATATGAAGGGGACAGTCCGGAAGGCTTCCATCCGGGACGTTCTGCCTCTCTGTACCTGACGGGAGAGCAAGGGCGCATCAAGCTGGGTTCGATGGGACAGATTCATCCGGAGCTGCAGCGCCAGTATGATCTAGTGGACACCTACGCGGCCGAGATTGCCCTACAGCCGCTCTATGAGGCGGCAGGCAGCCGTTTGCAGCACAAGGAGCTGGCACGGTTCCCGGGTATGGAGCGCGATATCGCCGTGGTGGTAGATTCAGCTGTACCGGCGGGTGAGCTGCTGTCCAGCATTCGTGAGCACGGCGGCAGTCTGCTGCAATCGGTGCAGATCTTCGATGTCTACACCGGCGGCAAGCTGGAGGGCGGGAAGAAGAGCATCGCTATCTCATTGCTCTATCGCCACAGTGACCATACCTTGACTGACGAGGAGGTTTCCGAGGTGCATGGTCAGGTATTGACGGCACTTCAGCAAACTTTTGGAGCAGAATTAAGAAAGTAGCAGGAATTGTGTAAAGCCGCAGCGAATCCATTTAGAAACATAGATTCGCAGCGGTTTTTTTAAATATAAGAATTTATATGTTTTCACGTTATCAATTATCCTTCTATTTTTTGCTAAAGCATTAAGATTAAAGCTACAATAGGAGCAGAGAAACCAACTTAGAATCCGCACACATACAAAGGAGGGCACAACTGTGGCTATGGACCGGACACGTGTCGCCGTGGAGATATACGGAACTTCCTATAATCTTGTCGGAAGCAGCACTGAATATATGAAGCAAGTTGCCCGTTTTGTAGACGAGCACATGCGTACCATTTCCAAATCCCATTCCAGACTGGACACGCCGCGTATTGCGGTGCTGACAGCTGTACATATGGCCGAGCAGGCCATTCAGGTTCAGGACTTCAAGAAAGAGCTTAATATGCTGACCGGAGAACGCAGCGAGCTTAGGGTTGAAATGGCCCGCCAGCTGGAAGTGCAGCAGGAGCGCGAGGAGGAGTACGAGCAGCTTGAAGCAGCTGCGAAGGAAGAAGCCGCACGGCTGATCGCCGCCGCTGAGGAGCAGCGCGTACGTCATCTGGAGCAGCAGGAGCAGGAGCGCAAGCTGCATGCCGAGCAGCTGCGGGAAGCGGAGCAGCTGGCAGGAGCGGCCCGCCAGGAGCTGGCCGACCAGCTGGCCCAGCGCGAGCGTGAGCTGCAGGAGCAGCGGGCCGCTCATGAGGCTGAGCAGGCAACGCTGCGCCAGGAGGGAAGCGAGGCGCTGCAGGCGCGCGAGCAGGAGATCCAGGCGCTGCGGGCCGAGTTCGAAGCGCAGCAGGCTGCCGCGCGCGAGAGTGCCCAGCAGGAGCTGGCGAATGCCGAAGCCCTGCATCTGCAGCAGCTGGAGGAGCTGAAGGCGGCGCACCAGCTGGAGCAGGAGAGCGAGCGCGAGCGGATGAGCCGGGAGAAGGCGGAGGCGCTGGCGGCCGTGCAGGAGTCCCTCGGCGGAGAACTTGCCGAGACGCGGACAACCTTGGGTCAGCAGCTTGCCGATACCAAGGAGAGCCTTGGCAACGAGCTGGCAGGCACCAAGGAGCGGCTGGGCAAGGAGCTGGAGGCTACGCGGCAGAAGCTTGGCAAGGAGCTCGAGGACACCAAGCAGAGCCTGGGCCAGGCTCTGAACACCGAGCGCGAAGCGCTGCAGCGGGAGCTGGCGAAGAACAAGGAGCTGCGGCAATCGCAGGGAACGCAGGAGCACCGCCACAAGCAGCAGCTTCAGGAGCTGGAGAAGCAGCTGGCAGAGCTGCGCGGGGGCACAGGGCAGCTGCAGTCGCGGCTGCGCGCCGCTGAAGCGAATATCAAGGCCGAGCGGGATTCCCGCCAGAGCCTGCTTGAGCAGTACGAATCCGTGGTCAAGCGCGAGGAACAGCTGGAAGAGGAGCTTCGCTCCGCTACTGAGCTGGGCACGCTGCTGAGTGAGGAATTGGAAGAGCTGCGTGCCAGCTATGACGCATCCCAGAGTGAAGCGGCTGCGCTGCACAGCTCGCTGGAGCAGACCGGCGGCACCTTGAGCCGGGTTCAGGAAGAGCTGAGCGGCACGGCAGCAG
This window encodes:
- the murQ gene encoding N-acetylmuramic acid 6-phosphate etherase, encoding MLENLTTETRNQSTLNLDQMPILSVLKLMQEEDATLSSAIQAKLPQIERVVAVVIESFKQGGRLIYIGAGTSGRLGILDAVECVPTFGTEPEMVQGIIAGGETAIRMAVEGAEDSPQLGREDIRQLKVNSRDTVIGVAASGRTPYVIGALQEAAELGARTASLACNEDSEIARYAEHAIEIVTGAEILTGSTRLKAGTAQKMVMNMISTVAMIGIGKVYSNLMVDVKPTNEKLVQRAKAMISEITGCDEETAASYYELSKHQVKVAVVMLLMDLGYEEAQLKLMESDGFIRRAIQDGKGR
- a CDS encoding PTS transporter subunit EIIC encodes the protein MGKEQDLARGILEHVGGIENVERITHCMTRVRMTMRDDQIIQLDDLKKVPGVLGVVEDSTLQVIVGPGIVNKVAAEIAAISGVTLGEIIPLNADPQLGEGALSNKDEVSRIAAENKAAYKKRNNTPIKNFFKTIANIFIPLVPAFVSAGLLAGITSVIGNMMTAEIISGDGWVQFNMILNVIKSGLFSYMAIFVGINAAREFGASPSLGGLIGGATLLTGVKPELPITNLFTGEPLIAGQGGIIGVVLAVWILALIEKRLHRIIPNSIDLIVTSFLSVVSTGIITIFLIMPFAGFVAENLLILVNWILEVGGAFSGFILGGIWLVMVMLGLHHIMTPIHIELITSTGMTALLPILAMAGAGQVGAALALWVRCRRNKPLINIIKGALPVGMLGIGEPLIYGVTLPLGRPFVTACVGGAFGGAVIGFFGNVGAIAIGASGLEMLLLIADGKWWIYLLGLVTAYIFGFICTYFFGVPKEAREPKEA
- a CDS encoding DUF871 domain-containing protein; protein product: MDGVLVSLTEQSVDKTVEYLKVMRSAGFRAIFTSLQMPEEDPSRLLAPLILIGRFAAEHNMLLMADVSPRTFASFSLAQLKEAGVTGLRIDYGMENAEIAELSQSWQISFNASTINEEFLHDLRALGANFDSLEAWHNYYPRPETGLGWDGFVAKNEWLQSQGLKVAAFIPGDGILRGPLHEGLPTLEQHRGVSSFAAYLELKQQGFTDRVLIGDLSVSDWTLQQFRAWKEGTVLLRVREQRAAQVWEQIHHNRPDIARDVIRSEEARRQSTGSIEPENCVERKAGALTLDNNLYKRYTGEFQIVLKPLPADERVNVIGYVEEADLLLLPFLQQSGHPFRFLASPPGNE
- a CDS encoding MurR/RpiR family transcriptional regulator, encoding MGNDQILSRIETMLPKLTLSEQKVAEFVLGSPDRVVSMSVQEMAAHSLSSSASVVRFCRSIGLKGFPELKVTLSADLAQEQKSGYYDLHKNENTAELVDKMLSNAMQSLRDTVGQLDVGQIEEIARCLHKAPAIFAYGIGASSLVAEDISQKWLRMGKNAYAFLDTHVLTMSMAAAPPGSVFIGISYSAQTREVLQLTKFARQSGLTTISFTGFGRSELSELSDYNLFTALAPEAKVRSTATASKHSQFFIIDTLYYIYASMNIDSSIDHIAKTRKAIEELKRIESEH
- a CDS encoding PTS sugar transporter subunit IIA translates to MFGFKKKLTASDVLDIPSPVKGKIIPLIEVPDPAFSGGAMGPGIAVEPDEGRVTAPFDGVVAHLMERSKHAVLLEHASGVQILIHVGTNTVSLKGEGFTAHVQTGDRVRQGQLLLEFDMAAITQAGYSVVTPMIVPGGQDNVKEAIPLLSGDGPEGQAVIRVTLT
- the pheT gene encoding phenylalanine--tRNA ligase subunit beta; the encoded protein is MKVSTGWLADYISLDGVTAEELADKITAAGIEIDGVERRNKGISGIVTGYVKSKEKHPDADKLNVCIVDVGQGEDLQIVCGAKNVDAGQKVPVAMVGAKLPGLDIKKAKLRGVLSQGMICSAKELGLNDKLLPKELQEGILVLPEATEIGQDITQVLGLNDEVLEFDLTPNRSDCLSMIGAAYEVSAILGRDVKLPDPQEDIVEVSGADSAAAHISVKIEDEAHCAHYTARYISGVKLGAAPLWMQNRLMAAGVRPINNIVDITNYVMLEFGQPLHAFDADRVEGGVLGVRLAHKGEVLTTLDGQERKLEPQMLVIADAEKAVALAGVMGGLATEVTSDTVNILLESARFDGGTVRKTSRQLGLRSEASLRFEKEVDPHAVIPALNRAAALIAHYASGTVHEGIMEAASGNVEEKLITLSLEKLNRYLGTQLSLLEVKTLFTRLHFKYGDAGEGLLEVQVPARRGDISYDVDLIEEIARLYGYDNIPTTLIEGPTTPGSLTWPQRIRRQLRRLLAHGGYQEVLGYSFIQPAQSGLFPAFAGEGRTVKLAMPMSEERSVLRTSLLPQLLDIATYNTNRRQSDLALFEIGNVFYSDEEALTRQPRELPVLSLLLSGSLTAKQWNVPVQPVDFFDLKGALETVFAHLGLEGRIVYEGDSPEGFHPGRSASLYLTGEQGRIKLGSMGQIHPELQRQYDLVDTYAAEIALQPLYEAAGSRLQHKELARFPGMERDIAVVVDSAVPAGELLSSIREHGGSLLQSVQIFDVYTGGKLEGGKKSIAISLLYRHSDHTLTDEEVSEVHGQVLTALQQTFGAELRK
- the zapA gene encoding cell division protein ZapA codes for the protein MAMDRTRVAVEIYGTSYNLVGSSTEYMKQVARFVDEHMRTISKSHSRLDTPRIAVLTAVHMAEQAIQVQDFKKELNMLTGERSELRVEMARQLEVQQEREEEYEQLEAAAKEEAARLIAAAEEQRVRHLEQQEQERKLHAEQLREAEQLAGAARQELADQLAQRERELQEQRAAHEAEQATLRQEGSEALQAREQEIQALRAEFEAQQAAARESAQQELANAEALHLQQLEELKAAHQLEQESERERMSREKAEALAAVQESLGGELAETRTTLGQQLADTKESLGNELAGTKERLGKELEATRQKLGKELEDTKQSLGQALNTEREALQRELAKNKELRQSQGTQEHRHKQQLQELEKQLAELRGGTGQLQSRLRAAEANIKAERDSRQSLLEQYESVVKREEQLEEELRSATELGTLLSEELEELRASYDASQSEAAALHSSLEQTGGTLSRVQEELSGTAAEAKKWQALADKRMEEISELEMSLLETEEKSLTLQSEIETLRGQADGLVQQLDREAALRSQAESESAALRGQQETAVKNLAALQVRYEEMIAQYDEVLQEGERLQERYSLLEAESEETARRLDELSEASREAASAAVEYQEVLKEAEQTGAAWKHRFEELQQRQQQWNDTEEQLREEIELWQQEADEAETKRVALERERSEAVQQLDEVGEHYELAQGQLRLLQAQSELNKDQLDKLAESHRALQAEYAKLQNEYNEWIQLIEQDS